The proteins below are encoded in one region of Mycobacterium botniense:
- the sufC gene encoding Fe-S cluster assembly ATPase SufC — translation MTTLEIKDLHVSVDNPNTSDGQREIPILTGVNLTVRSDETHALMGPNGSGKSTLSYAIAGHPKYRVTSGSVTLDGENVLDMSVDERARAGLFLAMQYPVEVPGVSMSNFLRSAATAVRGEAPKLRHWVKEVRSAMDSLGIDPAFAERNVNEGFSGGEKKRHEILQLMLLKPKIAILDETDSGLDVDALRVVSTGVNRYAETEHGGILLITHYTRILRYIHPQFVHVFIGGRIVESGGPELADELDQNGYVRFTQTAAAGA, via the coding sequence ATGACGACCCTGGAAATCAAAGATCTGCACGTCAGCGTTGACAATCCCAACACGTCGGACGGCCAGCGCGAAATCCCGATCCTCACCGGTGTCAACCTGACCGTGCGCTCCGACGAGACGCACGCATTGATGGGACCCAACGGGTCGGGCAAGTCCACGCTGTCCTATGCCATCGCCGGTCACCCCAAATACCGGGTGACGTCCGGGTCGGTCACACTGGACGGCGAAAACGTCTTGGACATGAGCGTCGACGAGCGTGCACGGGCCGGGTTGTTTTTGGCGATGCAGTATCCCGTGGAAGTGCCGGGTGTGTCGATGTCGAACTTTTTGCGTTCGGCCGCCACCGCGGTTCGCGGCGAAGCCCCCAAACTGCGGCACTGGGTCAAAGAGGTCCGCTCCGCGATGGACTCCCTCGGCATCGACCCGGCGTTCGCCGAACGCAATGTCAACGAGGGGTTTTCCGGCGGGGAGAAAAAACGTCACGAAATCCTGCAGCTGATGCTGCTGAAACCCAAGATCGCCATCCTCGACGAGACCGACTCCGGCTTAGATGTCGACGCGTTGCGGGTGGTCAGCACCGGGGTGAACCGCTACGCCGAAACCGAGCACGGCGGCATCCTGCTGATCACGCACTACACCCGCATCCTGCGGTATATCCACCCGCAGTTCGTGCACGTGTTCATCGGTGGCCGCATCGTTGAATCCGGCGGGCCGGAACTGGCCGACGAGCTTGACCAGAACGGATACGTGCGCTTCACGCAAACAGCAGCCGCGGGGGCTTGA
- the sufD gene encoding Fe-S cluster assembly protein SufD, with protein MTAQNLAETSAQSPERSRLTALNKGEQFTSFDVDAFEVPGGRDEIWRFTPLRRLRGLHDGSAPATGSAQITVTEQAGARVERVHRGDQRLGQGGVPADRVAAQAFSSFNSATIVTVEADTRTTDPVDVRVTGPGEGATAYGHLQVRVGELADAVVVIDQQGSGTYADNVEFVVADAARLTVVCIADWADDAVHVSMHHAALGKDAVLRHVAVTLGGELVRLTGRVRFDGPGGDAELLGLYFADDGQHLESRLLIDHAQPDCTSNVLYKGALQGDPTSPRPDAHTVWVGDVLIRPQAAGTDTFEVNRNLVLTDGARADSVPNLEIETGEIVRAGHASATGRFDDEQLFYLRSRGIPEELARRLVVRGFFGEIISKISVPDVRERLTAAIEHELAITEKTTVS; from the coding sequence ATGACGGCCCAGAATCTGGCCGAGACCTCAGCGCAATCACCGGAGAGGTCCCGGCTCACCGCATTGAACAAGGGTGAGCAGTTCACCTCGTTCGACGTCGACGCCTTCGAGGTTCCCGGTGGCCGCGACGAGATCTGGCGTTTCACCCCGCTGCGGCGGCTGCGCGGCCTGCATGACGGGTCTGCGCCGGCGACCGGGAGCGCCCAGATCACCGTGACAGAGCAGGCCGGTGCGCGGGTGGAGCGGGTGCACCGCGGCGACCAGCGGCTCGGGCAGGGCGGTGTTCCCGCGGACCGTGTTGCAGCCCAGGCGTTTTCGTCGTTCAACTCAGCGACGATCGTCACCGTGGAGGCTGATACGCGAACCACCGACCCGGTGGACGTTCGAGTCACCGGGCCGGGGGAGGGGGCGACGGCCTACGGCCATCTGCAGGTGCGCGTCGGGGAGCTGGCGGATGCGGTTGTGGTGATTGACCAGCAGGGCAGCGGAACCTACGCCGACAACGTCGAATTCGTCGTGGCCGACGCCGCCCGGCTCACCGTGGTGTGCATCGCCGACTGGGCCGATGACGCCGTGCACGTGAGCATGCACCACGCCGCACTGGGCAAGGACGCGGTGCTGCGCCACGTCGCGGTCACCCTCGGCGGGGAGCTGGTGCGGCTGACGGGTCGGGTGCGGTTCGACGGCCCGGGCGGCGACGCGGAGCTGCTGGGCCTGTACTTCGCTGACGACGGCCAGCATCTGGAGTCGCGGTTGCTGATCGACCACGCACAGCCCGACTGCACATCGAATGTGTTGTATAAGGGTGCGCTGCAAGGGGATCCAACATCGCCGCGGCCGGATGCGCATACCGTGTGGGTGGGCGACGTGCTGATCCGTCCCCAAGCGGCCGGCACCGACACCTTCGAGGTGAACCGCAACCTGGTGCTCACCGACGGCGCGCGCGCCGACTCGGTGCCCAACCTGGAGATCGAGACCGGCGAGATCGTCCGCGCCGGACACGCCAGTGCGACCGGACGATTCGATGACGAGCAACTGTTTTACCTGCGCTCGCGCGGTATTCCCGAAGAGCTGGCCCGCCGGCTGGTGGTGCGTGGCTTCTTCGGCGAGATCATCTCCAAGATCTCAGTGCCCGACGTCCGCGAGCGCCTGACCGCCGCCATCGAACACGAACTGGCCATCACGGAGAAGACAACAGTCTCATGA